The genomic stretch TTCACCTGCATATCGATCTTATTTCCTGCCTGCTTAAACGCTTCGTTGGTCTTTTCCCAGTTGAAAAAAGCACGCGCATTTAACTGTTCCTGCTTTTCTTTTCCGGTTTCCCAGAAAAAGACCATTTCCTGAGGAATGGCTCTTTCTTTATAAGGCATGTTTAAAACCCACGGCCTTAATGCCCCTTCTTTTTCACCGTTATAAGTATAATTGAGAACTTCAAACAATCTGAATTTTGGATTGGCAGATGTAACCACCGGACGCCAATGGTAACGCTCTCTGTAATTATCCCATTCTTTGGGGCTGGCATCAGGAATAAAAGCAAGTTTTATTTCTTCTTTGTAACGTTCAGGGCTTATACGATACATCGCCAGGTATTTTTCCTTAGCCTTGGCAATTTCTACAGGATCTGTAACAGGTTGGGCCTGATATCTTCCCAATTCAATGCGGGTATTTCCAAAGTTGAGCCATACCACGACCATACCCTTGGGAGCAAAACCAAACACCAATGTAGAAAAACTGTCATAAGCTTTTCCTCCTCCGGATTCAAAACCTCTGCCCAGCCTTTTATATTCCTTAGTTTCTCCTTCCTTATCTTCCACTCTGGAATAGGCCCGTTCCATATAATTCTTTATAGTATCCACTGGAAAATCCACATTTAATCGATAAAAAGTTTCTGTTCCTTCATATCTGGAATAATAGGTAATATCTGCACCAATTGGAGTTCCATATTGTTCCGTCCATGATGATCCTGAGTCACCCCAACTCCCAGAACTACCACCATAAGGCAATCCCGCACGAGTACCTTCCAATGTTTTTATTTTATCAAATACAGGCTCTATTCTATATTTTGTCCCAGCAGAACTTATTTCAACATGAAAAGCCAATTTTTTATCATCCATCTTCTGACATTGTGTTAAATGAATACATAGTATGAAACATACAACACACTGCAAGACATAACTTATATTCATTCTCATACAACTATCATATCAATATTCGGATTATTTATAGCTTTCCTTATAATCTCCTGACCATTGGTAAATACGGATACTGTCCGTTTCCAAAGGCTTACCATTGAGTAAAATTTCAATTGAGTGATTGTCTGCTGCAATTTTCACCTGCATATCGATCTTATTTCCTGCCTGTTTAAATGCTTCATTGGTCTTTTCCCAATTGAAAAAGGCACGCACATTTCGTTGTTCCTGTTTTTCTTTCCCGGTTTCCCATGTAAATACCATTTCCTGAGGAATCGCTCTTTCTTTATAAGGCATGTTTAAAACCCACGGCCTTAATGCCCCTTCTTTTTCACCATTATAGGTGTAATTCAGCACTTCAAATAACCTGAATTTAGGATTCGTAGAAGTTACCACAGGACGCCAATGGTAACGCTGCCTGTAATCATCCCATTCTTTTGGACTGGCATCAGGAATAAAATATTCTTTCTGGGACTCCACATAGCGTTCCGGGCTTATACGATACATCTTAAGATATTTTTCTTTTGCTTTGGCTATTTCTACAGGATCTGTAACAGGTTGAGCCTGATATCTTCCCAATTCAATACGGGTATTTCCAAAGTTGAGCCATACCACGACCATACCCTTAGGAGCAAAACCAAAAACCAATGTAGAAAAACTGTCATAAGCATTAACACCATTAGAAGCACTATAACCTCTACCTAACCTCTTATATTCCTTGGTTTCACCTTGTAAGTCATCCCATCTGGAATAAGCTCGCTCCATATAATCCTTTATAGTATCTACAGGAAAATCTACATTCAATTGATAATACTTATTTTCATAATCAGCATAATAAGTAATATCTGCACCAATTGGAGTTCCATATTGTTCCGTCCATGATTTACCTGAGTCCCCCCAATTCCCGGAAGAACTTCCATAAGGCAATCCTGCCCGGTTGCCTTCCAACGTTTTTATTTTATCAAATACAGGGGTAACCTGATATCTATTATCAGGCTGTGATATCTCTACCTGAAATGCCATCTTTTTATCATCCATTTTTTGACATTGTATTAAATGAATACATAGTATAAAACATACAAAATATTGTATGACATATCTTATTATATAGGGAGCTTTATCCATATTGTATATTTCTGATTCGTTCTTTTCCACTTACAACTTTTCCTACTCTCGGACCATATCCTATTTTAGTGGCACTGGCAGACCAGTGGAGGTATTTATTTCTCAATGTTTTAAGTTGATCCAAATCTACAAAATCTTCATAATGCAACGTTTTTATTTTTGAAAGATAATCTCCCGACGAATTACTTTTGTTAAACTCTGCTACATAGGTGTTTCGCAATGTATTACAGGCATTCATATAATTTGTCAACTGACTATATATATCGATAAGAAAAATATCTGTTATTTTATGATTATCAATTCCTTTTTGTGAATATTTAACCCCAAACTGATCCTGACCTGAGTAATAAAACATTGTATTAAGCGAAACCTTATCATACGTATTAAAGGGTCTTCGTGTTCCTACTAATATATATTTGGTATTGACCCCATATTTATGGGCAGAAATTATTTTTTTCACCACAATTTCTTCCGGGGTATACCAGCCTTCCTCTATCAGTATTTTCCTGAACTGTTCACATTTTCTTCCTTCATTTTCTCTTTCGGTATACAGATCTACTTTTTCTTCATTCTGGTTGACGTAACAGCCTCCTATATCAGAATGAACTCCTGGTAGTATAAATTGTAATCCTTTTACTCCTGTACTGTCAATATCAGTTAAATCAAAATTATCTCGATATTCATTATCAGCTGCAATTTGTAAAGTAAAATAGGCTTTTTTAACAGCATCAAGGCCAAGCTGCTTGGTATCCCCATGAATAATAGGAACTCCTCCCACCGACTTTGGACGGTGGTCCATCCCATAAGAAGCTACTGTATCATATAACCCGGCAAAGTTGAATGTTATTTTTTTAGGAATTACCTTATTATCAATCAAACAAGCTCCAAAATAACCATAGTTCAATACCAGATCGTCATCCAGTCTTACTTTAATTCGTTTACCTTCTGCTTCATGAGGCGGAATCGCCATTCCATCTTTGCTAGATCCTTTAAGAATTCGGGCTCGGTTCGTAGCAATATGTAGAAAATGCCTTGCAGCAGTCGCTCCACGGCTAAAACCAAACACATTTACTTTCAGATGAATGTCTTTCTGGGTATATTTTGCCAGTTTTTTTCCTGCTTCTACACAACCTTTTGTTACTTTTGCCCTTACTCCGCGCCCATCTGTTCCAAATAAGATCCCTGTATTAGGAACATTTCCCCACAAATACATTTCGCTTTCACCATCTTTGGTTCCAATACCTTCTATATATACAGCATATTGATGTTCAGCTGCAGGATCTATAGCATCATAGCCTCTGGCTACATTAGAATAATCATTGGTATAGCTATCATCATCATGGTTAGATTCCTCATAATCCTTCCCAAGATCAGTATTCGTTTTATTATTTTGAGTGCCGTCAAAAAAAAGATTGAGACTTACCTCCAGTAAATTTACAGGGCTGTCATTGGGATGTATCGTCTTTGCTTTATTATAGCTGACTCCGGATTCTTTCCCAGATTGTTCCAGAGAGTTTTCGCTATTGTGGGTGATATTCTCCTTAGCAAATACCAGATAATCTCCTTTTACCTGAGTTCTTATCTTCCCTTCTACTATATATTCTATACTCATGCTCGTGGTATTAAAAATTTTTCTTTACTAAAATCATTCATTTTTCCAGCTTGTTTTTATTTGCTGAAGAAAAATTGATTAGTGATTTTTAGATTGCTCATTACTGTTGTTATTGATTTCCTTTTCAGCATGATGTTCAATTTTGTTTCCACTGCTTACTTCCATCCCTTTTAAGGAAATGGTTTTATGTTCTTTTTCACCATACGTTTCCATATCACCTTTTACATAATGAGTAAGTTTTCCGATGACATTGGTAATAAAATCCTTTCCTACAGTAAGCATATTCATCATCCCTACACTGGATGATTTATTAATTCCAATAGATTCATTTGAACTCATTTGCACTGTCGTACTCATATTTTGTCCAACATTGATGGCTAAATTTCCACCTGCATTAAATGTAATATCATTGGGTGCAGTAATGATAATATTCCCCTGCCCGTCCATCAGGTAATTATTTCCGCTTGGATCTATGATATTCACACTCTTTTCATCATCATTCATCAGAATTTTTATTCCGGATTTGGTCTGTATGGATCTCATGTGATTATTGGCACCGCCTCCAAGACCTGTTCCCCCATGAAACATTCCTCCCATCACAAAAGGTCTGTCAGGATGACCATGTTGAAAATTAACCATTACCTGATCTCCCACTTCAGGAACCGCTACATAGCCACGGTTTTGAGTAATCTGACCGGTTCCTCCGGCATCAGGACTCATCATACGGATAAAATCTGTGGTTTCATTCAACTGCCAGTCAAATCTTACACTTACTCTTCCTTGGCCTGCAGGATCGGTATTGGAAACTACGGTTGCAATCTGAGGTTCTGGTCTTGGAATATAAAATTCCGGTTGAGGCATATAGCCTGTTCCTTCAGAAATTGCTTCAAAGCTTCCGGTATAATACCCTCGGGCATTTACCTCATGAACCGTTTCAGTAATCATAAGTGTAGTGAGGTGCCTCGTTTTATTAGAATCCTGTTCCCGGATCTTTATGTCTGCCACACAACCCGGATGAAGAAAAGGAATAGAAGTTGAGCCTGAAACATTCATGACCTCTACGGCTTTACTTCCGGAAGCACTTTTTTGTGAATATTCCACATCAAGATGGGTAACTGCCCTTATGGGAGCCACTCTTAAAGAAGGAGTCTTATAAATTCTGTCATTATTTTTATAAGCTGTTTGTGCCAGATCTCCAAGATGCTGTATGGAAGTTTCTCCAGAAGTCAGCTTTTCATTTTCATTACTGTTATAGCCATAAAATTGTGGCTTGATAGGAACCGCCCTGAGTTCTATCCTTACCTCATTCACATTACTTCCTTCAATTAACTGGATATGCTGATTTCCTGATTTTGGAAGTTTTCCAAAGTGTAAAACATACCCATCATAGAAGAACTGCTCTCCATACGCTTCAGCCATTCTTGCCAGATAATTATAATGTGTTTCCTCATATTGGCTGCTGTACAGAATGTGAGAACTGTCGTTCGTATCAATATTAAAATCAAAATCTGAACTGTCTAATCCTTGTTTGATGACTTCATTAGCGATAATTCCCATATTCACAGGTTGGTTTCCTCCAAAACTTTGAGTATGGAGAGCTCCATCCAGTAAAATTGTAGGACTTTGCCCTTTAAGGACAATATCTCCGAGATTAGTTTTTTCCCGACTGAATCCTACCTGAGTAATCACCCCAACAAATGACCTATTGGGTGTATCTTCTACATCTTTATAGGAAAAAGTAGCTGTAAGTCTCTTCCCCAATAGCTTATGGACATCTTCCAGATTTTGAGTCTGCCTGTTTTCAAGACTGTCGTGAGCAAGGATCATTTCAAATTCATGATGCTTTACCGCACTTTGTATTAATTTGAAATGCTTAAAATGCATTATAGGTTTACCATTGGCATGAACTTCAAGTTTTATAACACGGTTAATTCCTGCTATGTGATTTTCCGAAATCCTTTTAGCATTGCTCTGATGAACAAAAGCTTCTTTTTTTAATTTTGAATACTCCTCATTGGATGGAAATTCATTTTTATCAGTTCTGTTTTTCATTTGTGTTTTTTAAAATTTAAAATAGGTAATGAGTTCCCAAAAAGGAACTTTCATTCTTAAAAGTTGTTACCTATATTGATGGTGATTAATTTTCTCTTCTTAAATCAGAAGCAATCTATGAATGTAATATCAGTATGAATGGCACAGAAGAGGTTAAAAAGTATATCATTTGTGTTGTTTTTAGTGTTTAGCTTCAAATATAACAAAATATTCAAATAAATCACACAAATTGGAAAAATACAACTAAATAGTACTATTTTTAAAATAATAGTATTCAAAATAAAACAGCATTAGGATATTTTTATAAAAATTCACAATGCCACAACATTTCTGAATTATTAAAATTAATCAAAGTTTAACCTAAGAAATAGGGACAGAAACTGGACGAATTATTATTTTTGATAAAATATACACATTTAGAATGTCATTACACTTTAATCCACGAGATATTACATGGTTAGCCTTTAATGAAAGGGTTTTACAGGAAGCCATGGATGAAAAAGTTCCTTTACATCTAAGAATACGTTTTCTGGGAATCTTCTCCAACAACCTGGATGAGTTTTTCCGAGTACGTGTTGCCGGATTAAAACGTGCCATGGATTTTAAAGAAAAGGTCATTGCCGAGTCCTTTTATCAGCCACCCTCCAAAATCCTTCAGAGAATCAATGAAGTAGTGATGAAACAGCAGCTGAATTTTGATAAAACCTGGAAAAAAATCCAGACAGAAATGGCTGATCATAAAGTTTTCATCAAAAATTCCAAGAACCTGACAGCGACACAAAAGGATTTTGTGAGAAACTATTTTGACGAAGTGGTGGAATCTAATGTTATTCCAATTCTTCTTCATGAGAATACTCCCATGCCTTACCTGAGAGATAAAAGCCTCTATCTTGGAGTTGCCATGAGAAAAAAAGACTGGCAATATTCCAGTAACTATGCCATTATTGAAATTCCGTCCCGTTTTGTAGGAAGATTTGTATTGCTTCCCACTGAAGATCCGGAAGAAAAAAACGTCATGCTTCTGGAAGATGTAATTACCTTCAACTTACCCCATATTTTTTCTTATTTCGGATATGATGAATTTGCGGCTAATGCTTTTAAAGTAACCAAAGATGCAGAATTGGATCTGGATAATGACATCCGTACCAACTTTGCAGAAAAGATAGAAAAAGGTCTTAAAAACAGAAGAAAAGGAAAACCTACCCGTTTTGTTTTTGATAAAGATATGGATAAAGCTTTGCTTGAGCTGTTGATCAGAAAACTGAACTTAACTAAAAAAGACAGCATTATTCCGGGTGGAAAGATCCATAATTTCAAACATTTTATGGACTTCCCTGATGTTTTTGAAAAATATGAAAGACCTGTGGAACGCACATCTTTCACCCATCAGGCTTTTGAGCATGGAGAGAGAGTGACAGACGTCATTATGAAAGAAGATGTACTGCTTACCTTTCCATACCATAAATATAATCCGGTAATTGATCTTCTGCGCGAAGCAGCAATGGACCCCGATGTAAAATCCATACAGATCACCGCTTACAGGCTGGCCAGTAACTCAAAAATCAGCAACGCATTGATTTATGCAGCCAGAAATGGTAAAGAAGTAACGGTAATGCTGGAACTACAAGCCAGATTTGATGAAGAGTCCAATCTGGAGTGGAAAGAAATGTTGGAACCAGAGGGTATCACCGTTCTTATAGGACTTCCGGGCAAAAAAGTTCACGCCAAGCTTTGTGTTATTAAAAAGAGAGCCCATAACAAGACCATTCAATATGGCTTTGTAAGTACCGGAAACTTCAATGAGAAAACAGCAAGAATTTACGGAGATCATTTGCTTCTCACTTCTGACCGAGGCATTATGGCAGACATCAATAAAGTGTTCAATGTTTTGAAAAAGCCGAAAGATGATTATATTCCTGTTTTGAAAACTTGTAAAAATTTATTAGTTTGCCCTCAGTTTATGCGTGAAAAGATTGTTCACCATATTGATAAGGAGATTGAAGAAGCGAAGGCAGGAAGAAAAGCCGAGATCATTGTTAAGGTTAATTCATTAAGTGACAGATCATTAATCGAAAAATTATATGATGCCGCCACGGTAGGAGTAACCATCAGACTGATTGTAAGAGGAATCTACTGTGCTGTTAATCAAAAAGAATTTAAAGAAAAAATTAAGGCGATCAGTATCGTAGATGAATATCTGGAACATGCCAGAGTAATGTATTTCTATAATAAAGGAGCAGAAGATATGTATATTTCCTCTGCCGACTGGATGACCCGAAACCTTGATTACAGAATTGAAGCCGCAGCTAAAATAACCGACAAAAACCTTAAAAAAGAATTGAAAGATATCCTCGACATTCAGCTTAGAGATAATGTAAAGGCTAGAATTTTAGATAAAAAATTAAGCAACGAATACATCAGAAATGATAAAAAAGAATGTCGATCACAAATAGAAACCTATAAGTATTTAAAAGCTAAAACAAGCAAACAATGAAGATCGCAGCAATAGATATAGGAAGTAATGCCGCCAGACTTCTCATCAATGAAGTAAAGATCAACAATAAAAAACCGGAATTCATCAAGCTTAATCTTCTTAGAATCCCTCTGAGATTAGGGATGGATGTATTTACCATCGGAAAAATAGGTCCCGAAAGAGAAAAAATGGTCATCGATTCCATGAAGATTTTCAGTGATCTGATGAAGATTTATAAGGTAGATCATTACAGGGCCTGTGCCACAAGTGCTATGCGTGATGCTTCCAATGGTAACGAAATTATCAGACAGGTACAGGAAGCTTCCGGAATCAATATCGAGATTATT from Chryseobacterium indologenes encodes the following:
- a CDS encoding DUF2931 family protein, with the translated sequence MDDKKLAFHVEISSAGTKYRIEPVFDKIKTLEGTRAGLPYGGSSGSWGDSGSSWTEQYGTPIGADITYYSRYEGTETFYRLNVDFPVDTIKNYMERAYSRVEDKEGETKEYKRLGRGFESGGGKAYDSFSTLVFGFAPKGMVVVWLNFGNTRIELGRYQAQPVTDPVEIAKAKEKYLAMYRISPERYKEEIKLAFIPDASPKEWDNYRERYHWRPVVTSANPKFRLFEVLNYTYNGEKEGALRPWVLNMPYKERAIPQEMVFFWETGKEKQEQLNARAFFNWEKTNEAFKQAGNKIDMQVKIAADNSSIEILLNGKPLETDSIRIYQWSGDYKESYK
- a CDS encoding DUF2931 family protein, whose protein sequence is MDDKKMAFQVEISQPDNRYQVTPVFDKIKTLEGNRAGLPYGSSSGNWGDSGKSWTEQYGTPIGADITYYADYENKYYQLNVDFPVDTIKDYMERAYSRWDDLQGETKEYKRLGRGYSASNGVNAYDSFSTLVFGFAPKGMVVVWLNFGNTRIELGRYQAQPVTDPVEIAKAKEKYLKMYRISPERYVESQKEYFIPDASPKEWDDYRQRYHWRPVVTSTNPKFRLFEVLNYTYNGEKEGALRPWVLNMPYKERAIPQEMVFTWETGKEKQEQRNVRAFFNWEKTNEAFKQAGNKIDMQVKIAADNHSIEILLNGKPLETDSIRIYQWSGDYKESYK
- a CDS encoding phospholipase effector Tle1 domain-containing protein, coding for MSIEYIVEGKIRTQVKGDYLVFAKENITHNSENSLEQSGKESGVSYNKAKTIHPNDSPVNLLEVSLNLFFDGTQNNKTNTDLGKDYEESNHDDDSYTNDYSNVARGYDAIDPAAEHQYAVYIEGIGTKDGESEMYLWGNVPNTGILFGTDGRGVRAKVTKGCVEAGKKLAKYTQKDIHLKVNVFGFSRGATAARHFLHIATNRARILKGSSKDGMAIPPHEAEGKRIKVRLDDDLVLNYGYFGACLIDNKVIPKKITFNFAGLYDTVASYGMDHRPKSVGGVPIIHGDTKQLGLDAVKKAYFTLQIAADNEYRDNFDLTDIDSTGVKGLQFILPGVHSDIGGCYVNQNEEKVDLYTERENEGRKCEQFRKILIEEGWYTPEEIVVKKIISAHKYGVNTKYILVGTRRPFNTYDKVSLNTMFYYSGQDQFGVKYSQKGIDNHKITDIFLIDIYSQLTNYMNACNTLRNTYVAEFNKSNSSGDYLSKIKTLHYEDFVDLDQLKTLRNKYLHWSASATKIGYGPRVGKVVSGKERIRNIQYG
- a CDS encoding type VI secretion system Vgr family protein, translated to MKNRTDKNEFPSNEEYSKLKKEAFVHQSNAKRISENHIAGINRVIKLEVHANGKPIMHFKHFKLIQSAVKHHEFEMILAHDSLENRQTQNLEDVHKLLGKRLTATFSYKDVEDTPNRSFVGVITQVGFSREKTNLGDIVLKGQSPTILLDGALHTQSFGGNQPVNMGIIANEVIKQGLDSSDFDFNIDTNDSSHILYSSQYEETHYNYLARMAEAYGEQFFYDGYVLHFGKLPKSGNQHIQLIEGSNVNEVRIELRAVPIKPQFYGYNSNENEKLTSGETSIQHLGDLAQTAYKNNDRIYKTPSLRVAPIRAVTHLDVEYSQKSASGSKAVEVMNVSGSTSIPFLHPGCVADIKIREQDSNKTRHLTTLMITETVHEVNARGYYTGSFEAISEGTGYMPQPEFYIPRPEPQIATVVSNTDPAGQGRVSVRFDWQLNETTDFIRMMSPDAGGTGQITQNRGYVAVPEVGDQVMVNFQHGHPDRPFVMGGMFHGGTGLGGGANNHMRSIQTKSGIKILMNDDEKSVNIIDPSGNNYLMDGQGNIIITAPNDITFNAGGNLAINVGQNMSTTVQMSSNESIGINKSSSVGMMNMLTVGKDFITNVIGKLTHYVKGDMETYGEKEHKTISLKGMEVSSGNKIEHHAEKEINNNSNEQSKNH
- the ppk1 gene encoding polyphosphate kinase 1: MSLHFNPRDITWLAFNERVLQEAMDEKVPLHLRIRFLGIFSNNLDEFFRVRVAGLKRAMDFKEKVIAESFYQPPSKILQRINEVVMKQQLNFDKTWKKIQTEMADHKVFIKNSKNLTATQKDFVRNYFDEVVESNVIPILLHENTPMPYLRDKSLYLGVAMRKKDWQYSSNYAIIEIPSRFVGRFVLLPTEDPEEKNVMLLEDVITFNLPHIFSYFGYDEFAANAFKVTKDAELDLDNDIRTNFAEKIEKGLKNRRKGKPTRFVFDKDMDKALLELLIRKLNLTKKDSIIPGGKIHNFKHFMDFPDVFEKYERPVERTSFTHQAFEHGERVTDVIMKEDVLLTFPYHKYNPVIDLLREAAMDPDVKSIQITAYRLASNSKISNALIYAARNGKEVTVMLELQARFDEESNLEWKEMLEPEGITVLIGLPGKKVHAKLCVIKKRAHNKTIQYGFVSTGNFNEKTARIYGDHLLLTSDRGIMADINKVFNVLKKPKDDYIPVLKTCKNLLVCPQFMREKIVHHIDKEIEEAKAGRKAEIIVKVNSLSDRSLIEKLYDAATVGVTIRLIVRGIYCAVNQKEFKEKIKAISIVDEYLEHARVMYFYNKGAEDMYISSADWMTRNLDYRIEAAAKITDKNLKKELKDILDIQLRDNVKARILDKKLSNEYIRNDKKECRSQIETYKYLKAKTSKQ